From Cellvibrio zantedeschiae, the proteins below share one genomic window:
- the corA gene encoding magnesium/cobalt transporter CorA, producing MLRMFKIQGQLLREEAVNADELKVTMANAVWIDAHEPSDEERDELNTFLRAELPESDDVDEIEFSARYFQDNEGVHVHSLFLSPGENGRHNTVTVAFLLQDKRLITVREGDLADFRLLRMRARRGQVHIISPQDLLITMFEQKVENLADALEDIHRKLEEVSHMVLEDEDSELEEAIDKLAKLEDSNGKIRLCLMDTQRSISFLQRYIRDNNELNETAREIKRDVDTLMAHTAFLFDKINFLMDSTQGFINIEQNQIIKTFSVAAVIFLPPTVVASFYGMNFKIMPNVEWAHGWVFALLIMLLSGLLPYWYFKSKDLL from the coding sequence ATGTTAAGAATGTTTAAAATTCAAGGCCAATTGCTGCGCGAAGAGGCGGTTAATGCCGATGAGCTCAAGGTCACCATGGCAAATGCCGTCTGGATTGACGCCCATGAGCCCAGTGACGAGGAGCGTGACGAGCTCAATACCTTTCTGCGTGCCGAACTGCCCGAATCAGACGACGTCGATGAGATCGAATTCTCCGCGCGTTATTTCCAGGATAATGAAGGTGTTCACGTTCACTCCCTGTTTCTGTCTCCCGGTGAAAACGGCCGTCATAACACCGTAACCGTAGCATTCCTCCTGCAAGACAAGCGTTTGATTACTGTTCGCGAAGGCGACCTGGCAGACTTCCGTCTTCTGCGTATGCGCGCTCGTCGTGGGCAGGTGCATATTATTTCGCCGCAAGATTTGCTCATCACCATGTTCGAGCAAAAGGTTGAGAACCTCGCGGACGCCTTGGAAGATATTCATCGCAAGCTCGAAGAAGTTAGTCACATGGTGCTGGAAGATGAGGATTCAGAGCTGGAAGAGGCGATTGATAAGCTTGCCAAGTTGGAAGATAGCAATGGAAAAATCCGCCTGTGTTTGATGGATACCCAGCGCTCAATCTCCTTTTTGCAGCGCTACATTCGCGACAACAATGAACTCAACGAAACAGCGCGTGAGATCAAGCGTGACGTGGATACGCTGATGGCGCATACCGCGTTCTTGTTCGATAAAATCAACTTCTTGATGGACTCAACGCAAGGCTTCATCAACATTGAACAGAACCAGATTATTAAAACCTTCTCGGTAGCGGCCGTGATTTTCCTGCCGCCCACTGTGGTTGCGAGCTTTTACGGCATGAACTTTAAAATTATGCCTAACGTGGAGTGGGCGCACGGCTGGGTATTTGCACTCTTGATCATGCTGCTCTCGGGCTTGCTGCCTTACTGGTACTTTAAAAGCAAAGATTTGCTGTAA
- the grxD gene encoding Grx4 family monothiol glutaredoxin encodes MDVLDTIKQQIAENPVILFMKGSPNAPQCGFSMRASQAVMACGQRFAYVDILSNPEIRAELPKYANWPTFPQLWVKGELIGGCDIVTEMHEKGELKPLIDAAVAA; translated from the coding sequence ATGGATGTTTTAGACACTATCAAGCAACAAATCGCCGAGAACCCCGTTATTCTGTTCATGAAAGGCTCGCCCAATGCGCCCCAATGCGGTTTCTCTATGCGTGCATCCCAGGCGGTTATGGCGTGCGGCCAGCGTTTCGCTTATGTTGATATTTTGAGCAATCCAGAGATTCGCGCTGAATTGCCAAAATACGCCAACTGGCCAACCTTCCCGCAATTGTGGGTAAAAGGCGAGTTAATTGGCGGTTGCGATATTGTGACCGAGATGCATGAAAAGGGTGAGTTAAAGCCCTTGATTGATGCGGCTGTTGCCGCCTAA
- a CDS encoding ATP-binding protein, whose translation MLKLRLQFFIVMLVIFSLLTTGLYVFIKLSFKQDFWKYIEQKETRFAQPLIVDLTKNFHEQKSWEWISDWESYVVAKLESGTREYRKANPKQFGDPIPEPPSLAPDGTLIHQEIIINEQTQRMFREWRRMPPMFALRFIFLLDADRELIAGKKQDLNEAFLIPLMDENRVVGYLGIPYNPAVRDLQDADFAQGQEHKLSLIILIALVIAGLASFPLAHLLTKRINYLVRQVNLFSAGNYREKVSLKGHDELTELAQHLNNLGETLERSENTRRQWVADISHELRTPIAVLQAELEAVEDGVRPMDSDTVTRLISHSQRLKHLVNDLYELSLTDLGGMTYRKNTMDLASLLQESVNNMQPQFSLQDIELKLSLPNSPVMIFGDHNRLQQLFVNLLKNSLQYTNAPGITLVSLKVEQQQAIISVEDTAPGVAEEHHEKLFERLYRADSSRHRTTGGAGLGLSICKNIVTAHEGKITTGNSELGGLKITINLPCAKDHL comes from the coding sequence ATGCTGAAGTTAAGGCTGCAATTTTTTATTGTGATGTTAGTGATTTTTAGTCTGCTCACCACAGGCTTATATGTGTTTATAAAACTGAGTTTTAAACAAGACTTTTGGAAATATATTGAGCAAAAAGAAACTCGTTTTGCTCAACCACTGATAGTAGACCTGACAAAAAATTTTCACGAACAAAAAAGTTGGGAGTGGATAAGCGACTGGGAAAGTTACGTGGTCGCCAAGCTTGAATCTGGAACACGGGAATACCGAAAAGCAAACCCAAAACAATTTGGTGATCCTATTCCCGAACCACCCTCCCTGGCACCAGATGGAACCCTAATCCATCAAGAAATTATTATTAACGAACAAACGCAGCGTATGTTTCGCGAATGGCGACGCATGCCCCCCATGTTTGCGTTGCGTTTTATTTTTTTGCTGGATGCTGACCGCGAACTTATCGCAGGAAAAAAACAAGATCTTAATGAAGCTTTTCTAATCCCATTAATGGATGAAAACAGAGTCGTTGGCTATCTCGGCATTCCATATAACCCCGCTGTGCGCGATTTGCAAGACGCAGATTTTGCGCAAGGACAAGAACATAAATTATCGTTAATCATTTTAATCGCCCTGGTGATTGCTGGCCTTGCATCTTTTCCCCTCGCACATTTACTCACCAAACGAATCAATTATTTAGTTCGCCAGGTAAATTTATTTAGCGCGGGTAATTACCGGGAAAAAGTTTCGTTGAAAGGTCACGATGAACTCACCGAATTAGCCCAACACCTAAACAATTTGGGTGAAACGCTGGAACGCAGTGAAAATACCCGTCGCCAATGGGTGGCAGATATATCGCACGAATTACGTACTCCCATCGCCGTCTTGCAGGCAGAATTGGAAGCGGTAGAAGATGGTGTGCGGCCAATGGATAGCGATACAGTAACGCGCTTGATATCGCACAGCCAACGGCTTAAACATTTGGTAAACGATTTGTATGAGCTTTCGCTTACCGATCTTGGCGGTATGACTTATCGCAAAAACACTATGGATTTAGCCTCTTTACTGCAAGAATCTGTTAACAACATGCAACCACAGTTTTCACTGCAGGATATTGAACTCAAGCTTTCTTTGCCGAATTCTCCCGTAATGATTTTTGGTGACCACAATCGTCTTCAACAATTATTTGTTAATTTATTGAAAAATAGCCTGCAATATACCAATGCACCAGGAATAACTCTGGTGTCTTTGAAAGTTGAACAACAGCAAGCAATAATTAGCGTTGAGGATACCGCTCCCGGTGTTGCTGAAGAACATCATGAAAAACTGTTTGAACGTTTATATCGCGCAGATTCATCGCGCCATAGAACAACCGGAGGAGCTGGTTTAGGTTTATCAATTTGTAAAAATATTGTTACGGCTCATGAAGGTAAAATTACCACCGGCAACAGTGAACTGGGTGGATTAAAAATTACCATTAACCTTCCCTGCGCAAAGGATCACCTATGA
- the lpxL gene encoding LpxL/LpxP family Kdo(2)-lipid IV(A) lauroyl/palmitoleoyl acyltransferase, with protein sequence MDKRSPPEFRTSFYGPRYWPTWLGLGFFHILGALPMSISLAFGRLLGDVFFYVAGSRKHIAKVNIAQCFPQLSAEEQHTLLRKVMHSTGKSVVETSVALWGPERQLKQRYTIRGLEHIEAAQARGQGVLLVGCHFTTLDAAARILAFHIKYDMLYRKDPNPLLAYKLISARERFAGNAIVRNDTRQLIKNLRQGNVVWYAPDQDFGAKYSVFAPFFGVQAATVVGTARIAELGKAAVIPFAHYRDENNHYHLVIEPPLEGYPSGDDVADATRINHCIETAIAKQPDQYLWVHRRFKTRPVGEASLYAKPKS encoded by the coding sequence GTGGATAAACGCAGCCCACCTGAATTTCGCACATCATTCTACGGCCCACGTTATTGGCCCACTTGGCTGGGGCTTGGGTTTTTCCATATCTTGGGCGCCTTGCCCATGTCCATTAGTTTGGCATTTGGACGCTTACTCGGTGATGTGTTCTTTTATGTGGCGGGTTCGCGTAAGCATATCGCCAAGGTCAATATCGCCCAGTGTTTTCCGCAGTTGTCGGCAGAAGAACAGCACACCCTGTTGCGCAAGGTTATGCATTCCACCGGAAAGAGCGTGGTTGAAACATCTGTAGCTCTCTGGGGGCCCGAGCGTCAATTAAAGCAGCGGTACACCATACGCGGTTTGGAGCATATAGAGGCGGCGCAGGCCAGAGGGCAGGGAGTCTTGCTGGTGGGTTGCCATTTCACCACCTTGGATGCAGCGGCTCGTATTTTGGCATTCCACATCAAATACGACATGCTCTATCGCAAAGATCCCAATCCACTGCTGGCTTACAAGCTTATTAGTGCCCGCGAGCGTTTTGCCGGCAATGCCATAGTGCGCAACGACACCCGTCAATTGATCAAAAATCTGCGTCAGGGAAATGTTGTTTGGTATGCGCCGGATCAGGACTTCGGGGCTAAATACAGTGTCTTCGCCCCGTTTTTTGGGGTGCAAGCAGCCACGGTTGTGGGCACTGCACGTATTGCGGAGCTCGGTAAGGCGGCCGTGATTCCTTTCGCTCATTATCGCGACGAAAACAACCATTACCATTTGGTCATAGAGCCGCCTTTGGAGGGTTATCCAAGTGGTGACGATGTCGCTGATGCGACTCGCATTAACCATTGTATAGAAACGGCAATTGCCAAGCAGCCGGATCAATATCTGTGGGTGCATCGCCGCTTTAAAACCCGTCCGGTGGGTGAGGCGAGTTTGTACGCGAAACCCAAATCCTGA